A single window of Flavobacteriales bacterium DNA harbors:
- a CDS encoding amino acid permease, whose translation MDLTRKRKKDLGLAELIAIGLGGMVGGGIFSILGISVAHIGHATPLAITAGGILAFFAAYSYVKLALLYKDEGATYSFFRKSFPNSAFSASVIGWLVVFGYISTLALYAFTFSSYLCSILPVDGNGWAGKAVAGGVIGLFAMINLVSVKGMGKAEDLLVYSKLIILIFISGILAGRGQVSNLQPLIEPGTHIGSILVMASITFVAYEGFQLIIHAYNEMDEPQRNIPRAIYSAIAIATLLYVGIALGALATIPKEVIIRDQEYALASGASAVLGKFGLFAVILGALLATSSAISGTLFGASRLMAVIANDGYFPSVLKKRSKGTIPAPAIVTMSVLSFVLMLSGGLETILEFGSITFILVSFLMAVANFKMRRQTHAQPWMAVAAMAGLLGAAILIVRYEFDEQPGQMLRILMLYGILALLAWLYARWKKRSEI comes from the coding sequence ATGGACCTCACACGCAAACGAAAAAAAGACCTGGGACTGGCCGAGCTGATCGCCATTGGCTTGGGCGGCATGGTGGGTGGCGGTATCTTCTCGATCCTGGGGATTTCAGTAGCCCATATCGGGCACGCCACACCGCTGGCTATTACGGCAGGTGGTATCCTGGCTTTCTTCGCCGCTTACTCTTACGTGAAGCTGGCGCTTCTGTACAAAGATGAAGGCGCCACCTATTCATTTTTCAGAAAGAGTTTCCCCAACTCAGCATTCTCAGCTTCGGTTATCGGATGGCTTGTTGTATTTGGTTACATCAGCACACTGGCGTTGTATGCCTTTACTTTCTCCTCCTACCTGTGCAGCATACTTCCCGTGGATGGGAATGGCTGGGCGGGCAAAGCGGTGGCCGGAGGAGTGATCGGACTTTTCGCCATGATCAACCTGGTTTCCGTGAAGGGCATGGGCAAAGCAGAAGACCTGTTGGTATACAGCAAGCTGATCATCCTCATTTTTATCTCCGGTATCCTGGCCGGCCGGGGTCAGGTCAGCAACCTGCAACCGCTGATTGAGCCGGGTACGCACATCGGTTCCATCCTGGTGATGGCTTCCATCACCTTTGTAGCGTACGAAGGGTTCCAGCTGATCATCCATGCCTACAATGAAATGGACGAACCGCAGCGTAACATACCCAGGGCCATATACAGCGCCATCGCGATTGCCACCTTGTTGTATGTGGGCATCGCCCTGGGAGCGCTGGCCACGATCCCCAAAGAAGTGATCATCCGCGACCAGGAATATGCGCTGGCCTCGGGTGCATCTGCCGTATTGGGAAAATTCGGATTGTTTGCCGTGATCCTCGGCGCGTTGCTGGCTACTTCCAGTGCGATCAGCGGAACCCTTTTCGGCGCCTCCCGGCTGATGGCGGTGATTGCAAACGACGGGTACTTTCCATCGGTGCTTAAAAAACGTTCAAAGGGTACCATTCCGGCGCCGGCCATTGTAACCATGTCTGTTTTGTCGTTTGTACTGATGTTAAGCGGCGGACTGGAAACCATCCTGGAATTCGGCAGCATCACGTTCATCCTGGTATCATTTCTCATGGCGGTGGCCAACTTCAAGATGCGCAGGCAAACCCATGCACAACCCTGGATGGCGGTGGCTGCCATGGCGGGTCTGCTAGGGGCTGCCATACTGATCGTGCGCTACGAATTCGACGAACAACCCGGGCAAATGTTGAGGATCCTGATGTTATACGGCATCCTGGCGCTGCTTGCCTGGTTGTATGCACGATGGAAAAAACGTAGCGAAATCTGA
- a CDS encoding 1,4-dihydroxy-6-naphthoate synthase — protein sequence MKQTLTLGFSPCPNDTFIFDALVHERISTEGLHFNPRLADVEELNRLAFRGELDVTKLSYHAFAHVADTYVMLATGSALGRNCGPLLIGRDPDLMKKKNPETWRVAIPGKYTTAHFLFSMAYPQVKDKVEVLFSDIEGAVLKGEVDAGVIIHENRFTYADKGLHAYTDLGQFWEKETGKPIPLGGIAARRSLGADVLMRIERLIGESVQYAFDHPEASREYVRCHAQEMDEKVQAQHIALYVNDYSRDLGTEGKLAVETMFDVGKRVLSFPPCDQLFISSMP from the coding sequence ATGAAACAAACCCTCACCCTTGGTTTTTCACCCTGCCCCAACGATACATTTATCTTCGATGCGCTGGTGCATGAACGCATCTCCACCGAAGGCCTCCATTTCAATCCCCGCCTGGCGGATGTGGAAGAACTCAACCGGCTGGCTTTCCGCGGCGAACTGGATGTGACCAAACTCAGTTACCATGCCTTTGCCCACGTGGCCGATACCTATGTGATGTTGGCAACCGGAAGTGCATTGGGTCGCAATTGCGGTCCCCTGCTGATCGGCCGCGATCCGGACCTCATGAAAAAGAAAAATCCGGAAACGTGGCGTGTGGCCATTCCTGGAAAATACACCACGGCCCATTTCCTTTTCAGCATGGCCTATCCGCAGGTGAAAGACAAGGTGGAGGTGTTGTTCTCAGACATTGAGGGCGCCGTTCTGAAAGGTGAGGTGGATGCGGGCGTGATCATTCATGAAAACAGGTTCACTTATGCAGACAAAGGTTTGCATGCCTATACCGACCTAGGACAATTCTGGGAAAAGGAAACCGGAAAGCCCATTCCGCTCGGCGGCATAGCTGCCAGACGCAGCCTGGGTGCCGATGTGCTGATGCGCATAGAAAGGCTGATCGGGGAGAGCGTGCAGTATGCATTCGATCACCCCGAAGCCAGCAGGGAGTACGTACGTTGCCATGCCCAGGAAATGGATGAAAAGGTGCAGGCGCAGCACATTGCCTTGTATGTGAACGACTATTCCCGTGACCTGGGGACGGAAGGAAAACTAGCGGTGGAAACCATGTTTGATGTGGGCAAGCGTGTGCTCTCCTTTCCGCCATGTGACCAACTCTTTATATCTTCAATGCCATGA
- the alaS gene encoding alanine--tRNA ligase encodes MLSASQIRQQFLDFFKGKQHAIVPSAPMVIKNDPTLLFTNAGMNQFKDYFLGNRQPEDKRVADTQKCLRVSGKHNDLEEVGVDTYHHTMFEMLGNWSFGDYFKKEAIDWAWELLTDVYKIDTSRMYVTVFGGDETDGLPKDDEAIGLWSQHISTDRILEFSRKDNFWEMGDTGPCGPCSEIHVDIRSDEERKQQDGKDLVNTGHPQVIEIWNLVFIQFNRKKDGSLENLPAKHVDTGMGLERLCMVLQGKRSNYDTDVFQPLIQALEKKTGVKYGKDTATDIALRVISDHVRAVAFSIADGQLPSNTGAGYVIRRILRRAIRYGYSYLNIQEPFIHQLVPVLTKQMGDAFPELKAQQALIAEVIREEESNFLNTLEKGIDRFEKACANLKAASDQLFPGPIAFELFDTYGFPVDLTTLMAREKGFGGLDEAAYNASLQEQKDRSRQAGKMETGDWVEVNPSGQEDFVGYDQTENLVHITRYRPYKAKGREGFQIVLDHTPFYAEGGGQVGDTGTLTANGSSVQILDTKKENDLILHFTDRLPADPKATFAAVVDTSKRRSTARNHSATHLLHAALRQVLGTHVEQKGSLVDPEHLRFDFSHFQKVSAEELQQITQLVKAEINKACPLDERRAVPIDEAKAMGAMALFGEKYGDKVRVIRFGDSVELCGGIHVQNTNDIGAFEIIKESSVAAGIRRIEAVTGDAARAHLEEEKHKKETAWQEVEGAVKELISLDLAGDGFASAPDLLARAQQKLAVLEKQIAEDDAEEKSRAENIRQQIQEVNAKLESARKERSGAARESLDSQITEAGDVRVLITRHDADASTIKDLAFAFRQEYPNLVMVLGSVFNGKPLLSVMVSDDLVKAKDWNAGQWVRELATEIQGGGGGQPFFATAGGKNPDGLDKALDKAREKVNQELGIRN; translated from the coding sequence ATGTTAAGCGCTTCTCAAATTCGGCAACAGTTCCTGGACTTCTTTAAAGGTAAGCAACATGCCATCGTGCCTTCTGCCCCTATGGTGATTAAGAACGATCCGACCCTGTTGTTCACCAACGCCGGCATGAACCAATTCAAGGATTACTTCCTGGGCAACCGGCAACCGGAGGACAAACGCGTGGCCGACACCCAAAAATGCCTGCGTGTATCCGGCAAGCACAACGACCTGGAAGAGGTGGGTGTGGATACCTACCACCACACCATGTTCGAGATGCTTGGCAACTGGTCGTTCGGTGATTACTTTAAAAAGGAAGCCATAGATTGGGCGTGGGAACTGCTCACCGACGTTTACAAAATAGATACCTCCCGCATGTATGTGACCGTTTTCGGTGGCGATGAAACAGACGGTTTACCGAAAGACGACGAGGCCATCGGGTTGTGGAGCCAACACATCTCTACAGATCGAATCCTCGAGTTCAGCCGCAAGGATAATTTCTGGGAAATGGGCGATACCGGTCCGTGCGGACCCTGCTCAGAAATTCACGTTGACATCCGCAGCGATGAAGAAAGAAAACAACAGGATGGCAAAGACCTTGTGAACACCGGTCACCCCCAGGTAATAGAGATCTGGAACCTGGTGTTCATCCAGTTCAACCGCAAGAAAGACGGTAGCCTGGAAAACCTGCCCGCCAAACACGTGGATACCGGCATGGGCCTGGAACGCCTCTGCATGGTGCTGCAAGGAAAACGTTCAAACTACGATACGGATGTGTTTCAGCCGCTGATCCAGGCATTGGAAAAGAAAACGGGTGTGAAGTACGGAAAGGATACAGCTACCGACATCGCCCTGCGTGTGATCTCCGACCACGTGCGCGCCGTGGCCTTCTCCATCGCTGATGGCCAGCTGCCTTCCAATACCGGCGCCGGGTATGTGATCAGGCGCATCCTTCGCCGCGCCATCCGTTACGGGTACAGCTACCTGAACATCCAGGAGCCGTTCATCCACCAACTCGTTCCGGTGCTGACAAAACAAATGGGTGATGCATTTCCCGAGTTGAAAGCACAGCAGGCACTCATCGCAGAAGTTATTCGCGAAGAAGAATCCAACTTCCTGAATACCCTGGAAAAAGGGATTGACCGTTTTGAGAAAGCATGTGCCAACCTGAAAGCTGCATCCGACCAGTTGTTCCCAGGTCCCATCGCCTTTGAACTTTTTGACACCTACGGTTTCCCGGTGGATCTTACTACCCTGATGGCAAGAGAAAAGGGTTTCGGAGGATTGGATGAAGCGGCTTACAATGCCTCCCTGCAGGAACAAAAAGACCGCTCCCGCCAGGCCGGTAAAATGGAAACCGGCGATTGGGTGGAAGTGAACCCTTCCGGTCAGGAAGATTTTGTGGGATATGACCAAACCGAGAACCTGGTCCACATCACCCGCTATCGCCCGTACAAAGCGAAGGGGAGGGAAGGGTTTCAGATCGTGTTGGACCACACCCCGTTCTATGCCGAGGGCGGAGGCCAGGTGGGAGATACCGGTACCCTGACAGCCAACGGTTCTTCGGTGCAAATCCTCGATACCAAAAAAGAAAACGACCTGATCCTGCATTTTACAGACAGGCTTCCCGCCGATCCGAAAGCAACATTCGCAGCGGTTGTGGACACGTCAAAACGTCGTTCAACCGCACGCAATCACTCTGCCACCCACTTGCTGCATGCCGCGCTGCGTCAGGTTTTGGGCACCCACGTAGAGCAGAAGGGTTCATTGGTGGACCCCGAACATTTGAGGTTCGACTTCTCCCATTTTCAAAAAGTGAGCGCCGAAGAGTTGCAACAGATCACGCAACTCGTGAAGGCCGAGATCAACAAGGCGTGTCCGCTGGATGAACGCCGCGCCGTTCCCATCGACGAGGCGAAGGCCATGGGTGCCATGGCGTTGTTCGGTGAAAAGTATGGCGATAAGGTGCGTGTGATCCGGTTCGGGGATTCGGTGGAACTGTGTGGAGGAATCCACGTGCAGAACACGAACGACATCGGTGCTTTCGAGATCATCAAAGAATCATCGGTGGCTGCCGGCATCCGCCGGATAGAGGCTGTGACGGGTGATGCTGCCAGGGCGCATCTCGAAGAAGAAAAACACAAAAAGGAAACCGCATGGCAGGAAGTGGAGGGCGCCGTGAAAGAGCTTATTTCGCTTGATCTGGCTGGTGACGGATTTGCGTCCGCACCCGACCTGCTGGCGCGCGCCCAGCAGAAATTGGCCGTGCTGGAAAAGCAGATTGCAGAGGATGATGCGGAAGAAAAATCCCGCGCAGAAAACATCCGGCAACAGATCCAGGAAGTGAATGCCAAACTGGAGTCGGCCCGAAAGGAAAGATCAGGTGCTGCCCGTGAGTCACTCGATAGCCAGATCACTGAAGCGGGAGATGTGCGCGTGCTGATCACCCGCCATGATGCGGATGCATCCACCATCAAAGACCTGGCCTTTGCGTTCCGCCAGGAATACCCCAACCTTGTGATGGTGCTGGGAAGCGTATTCAATGGCAAACCACTTTTATCAGTTATGGTGAGTGATGACCTCGTGAAAGCGAAAGACTGGAATGCCGGTCAATGGGTGCGCGAACTGGCAACAGAGATACAGGGCGGCGGCGGCGGTCAGCCGTTCTTTGCCACGGCCGGCGGAAAAAATCCCGACGGACTGGACAAGGCGCTGGACAAGGCGAGGGAGAAGGTGAATCAGGAATTAGGAATTAGGAATTAG
- a CDS encoding nucleotidyl transferase AbiEii/AbiGii toxin family protein — MFHRNITRIKAVANALEELKEKVVFVGGATISLYPDQPVLETRPTDDVDVIIEILNYKERIELEEKLHAIGFTNDIQSGIVCRYRINGIIVDIMPTNDPSIGFHNKWYPDGFKNAIWHTVDPTCIIQILSAPHFIATKFEAFKGRGKSDGRTSHDFEDIIYVLENRSTIWEEMNSAELELKKYIHSEFTDLLRNPHHAEWIECHTSPGSPPATNHILTEILRFAQPLNGQK; from the coding sequence ATGTTTCATCGTAACATCACCCGCATTAAAGCCGTCGCCAATGCGCTGGAAGAATTGAAGGAGAAAGTTGTTTTTGTCGGAGGTGCGACAATCTCCCTCTACCCAGACCAACCTGTACTGGAAACACGCCCTACAGACGATGTTGATGTAATCATTGAAATACTCAACTACAAGGAACGCATAGAATTGGAGGAGAAACTACATGCCATCGGCTTTACAAACGATATACAATCCGGCATTGTTTGCAGATATCGAATCAATGGGATCATTGTGGACATCATGCCAACAAATGATCCCTCGATCGGATTTCATAACAAATGGTATCCGGATGGGTTCAAAAACGCCATTTGGCACACAGTCGATCCCACCTGTATCATCCAAATACTTAGCGCACCTCATTTTATCGCCACCAAATTCGAGGCGTTTAAAGGCCGGGGGAAAAGCGACGGTAGAACCAGCCACGATTTTGAAGACATCATATATGTCCTGGAAAACAGAAGCACCATCTGGGAAGAAATGAACAGCGCAGAATTGGAGTTAAAGAAATACATACATTCAGAATTTACCGATCTACTGCGGAACCCTCATCACGCTGAATGGATTGAATGCCACACCTCTCCCGGTTCTCCTCCAGCCACCAACCACATCCTGACAGAAATACTCCGCTTCGCGCAGCCGCTGAACGGACAGAAGTAG
- a CDS encoding MerR family transcriptional regulator: MAPYKELESVKLYYSIGEVARMFDVNTSLIRFWEKEFDIIKPKKNKKGNRLFTKEDVDNFKQIYQLVKESGFTLNGAKLKLKEMKSVDTDKDGLRSTLLGIRESLLELKDKI, from the coding sequence ATGGCACCATACAAGGAACTTGAATCCGTAAAGCTGTACTACTCCATCGGCGAAGTCGCCCGGATGTTCGATGTCAACACGTCCCTGATCCGTTTCTGGGAAAAGGAATTCGACATCATCAAACCCAAGAAGAACAAAAAGGGCAACCGTCTTTTCACCAAGGAAGACGTGGACAATTTCAAACAGATCTACCAGCTGGTCAAGGAATCGGGCTTCACGCTCAACGGCGCCAAGCTGAAACTGAAGGAAATGAAATCCGTGGATACCGATAAGGATGGCCTGCGAAGCACCTTGTTGGGCATCCGTGAATCGCTGCTGGAATTGAAAGATAAGATCTGA
- a CDS encoding M23 family metallopeptidase, whose amino-acid sequence MSKIKFKYNPKTLDYDVVQVTWKRRLLRFLSFASIIVAIAVVLVFVVHQYFPSPKERMLMRENENLELQLSMLNKRADNLTSVLSDLQHRDDDIYRMIFEAEPIPDAVRQAGFGGVNRYQDLKGYSNSELIIETASKLDKVSKQLYIQSKSYDDVFEMAKNKTEMLASIPAIQPIANKDLERMASGYGYRLHPIYKTMRMHTGMDFTAPRGTDIYATGDGVVELAETGSGYGKHVVINHGYDYKTLYGHMSKILVRQGEKVKRGQIIGLVGNTGVSAGPHCHYEVIKAGVKVNPVNYYYNDLSQEEFDKMIEMSSRSNQSFD is encoded by the coding sequence ATGAGTAAGATAAAGTTCAAGTACAATCCGAAAACACTCGATTACGATGTCGTGCAAGTCACCTGGAAGCGCCGTTTACTGCGCTTTCTTTCATTTGCCTCGATCATTGTAGCCATTGCTGTGGTGCTGGTATTTGTGGTGCACCAGTATTTTCCTTCTCCGAAGGAACGTATGCTGATGCGTGAGAATGAAAACCTGGAGTTGCAGCTGAGCATGCTCAACAAGCGGGCTGATAACCTGACCTCGGTATTGAGTGACCTGCAGCACCGGGACGACGACATCTACCGTATGATTTTCGAAGCCGAACCCATTCCGGATGCCGTCAGGCAGGCAGGATTCGGTGGAGTGAACCGCTACCAGGATCTGAAGGGTTATTCGAATTCCGAGTTGATCATTGAGACCGCAAGCAAGCTGGATAAGGTGAGCAAGCAACTTTATATCCAGTCGAAATCGTACGACGATGTATTTGAAATGGCGAAGAACAAAACCGAGATGCTTGCATCCATTCCGGCCATTCAGCCCATCGCCAACAAAGACCTTGAACGGATGGCTTCCGGTTACGGGTACCGCCTCCACCCCATCTACAAAACCATGCGCATGCATACGGGCATGGACTTCACCGCTCCGCGCGGCACCGACATCTATGCAACAGGCGACGGTGTGGTAGAGCTTGCGGAAACAGGCAGCGGCTATGGCAAGCATGTGGTGATCAACCACGGTTATGATTACAAAACGCTGTATGGTCACATGTCCAAGATCCTGGTTCGGCAGGGAGAGAAGGTGAAGCGCGGACAGATCATCGGACTGGTAGGCAACACCGGCGTATCGGCCGGGCCGCACTGTCACTATGAAGTGATCAAGGCGGGCGTGAAAGTTAATCCCGTGAACTACTACTACAACGACCTGTCACAGGAAGAGTTTGACAAGATGATCGAGATGTCATCGCGTTCAAACCAGTCGTTCGATTAA
- the rfaD gene encoding ADP-glyceromanno-heptose 6-epimerase, which translates to MIVVTGAAGFIGSCLLAGLHEAGFGDLVAVDDFSYPDKEANLAGKKLSARVERDQFAQWLRENHSQVQFIFHLGARTDTTEFDKSIFDWLNVSYSKEVWKLCVEFGLPLVYASSAATFGLGEHGYEDDHAKVPLLKPLNPYGDSKQEFDLWALSQEKKPYFWAGLKFFNVYGPNEYHKGRMASVIFHAFNQISEKGEVKLFRSHRPDYEDGKQLRDFIYVKDVVNVCIFLMKDRKHPGLYNLGTGTARAFLDLAKATFAALGKPEHITFVDTPEDIRDKYQYFTEATMEKLKGIGYDVPFTSLEAGVKDYVQKYLVSGKRW; encoded by the coding sequence ATGATCGTTGTTACAGGAGCCGCAGGGTTCATAGGAAGTTGTTTATTGGCTGGATTGCATGAAGCCGGCTTCGGCGACTTGGTGGCCGTGGATGATTTCTCGTATCCCGACAAAGAGGCCAACCTCGCCGGAAAAAAATTGAGCGCCAGGGTGGAGCGCGACCAGTTCGCCCAATGGCTGAGGGAAAACCACAGCCAGGTACAGTTCATCTTCCACCTCGGCGCACGCACCGATACCACCGAGTTTGACAAGTCGATCTTCGACTGGTTGAATGTCAGCTACAGCAAGGAGGTATGGAAACTTTGTGTGGAGTTCGGCCTGCCCCTGGTGTATGCATCGTCGGCTGCTACATTTGGCCTCGGGGAGCATGGCTATGAAGACGATCACGCCAAAGTGCCGCTGCTGAAACCGCTCAATCCGTACGGCGACTCCAAGCAGGAGTTTGATCTGTGGGCCCTGTCACAGGAAAAGAAGCCTTACTTCTGGGCAGGACTGAAGTTCTTCAATGTTTACGGTCCGAATGAATACCACAAAGGACGCATGGCATCCGTGATCTTCCATGCCTTCAACCAGATCAGCGAAAAGGGAGAGGTGAAGTTGTTCAGGAGCCACCGGCCCGACTATGAAGACGGCAAACAACTGCGCGACTTTATCTATGTGAAGGATGTGGTGAACGTTTGCATCTTCCTCATGAAAGACCGCAAGCATCCCGGTCTTTATAACCTGGGAACCGGCACCGCCCGCGCTTTCCTTGATCTGGCAAAGGCTACGTTCGCGGCGTTAGGCAAACCCGAACACATCACTTTCGTGGATACCCCCGAAGACATCCGCGACAAGTACCAGTATTTCACCGAAGCCACCATGGAAAAACTGAAGGGCATCGGGTACGATGTTCCGTTCACTTCACTGGAAGCAGGGGTAAAGGATTATGTGCAGAAGTACCTGGTGAGCGGGAAACGGTGGTGA
- the mqnB gene encoding futalosine hydrolase gives MRILLVSATGMEIAATMQTHGASENVRFLITGVGMVAAGVSVAEALAVHKPDAVVHAGVAGSFDRNLSLGDVVVIVEDGFPELGAQDGDAFLPLVEMGLDEDGLTPSGMLVPATIPLLDHVQVFPAVRGITVNTVHGNDDAIREASERWPAQVETMEAGAVMYACNRAGVPYLGLRTISNYVERRNRDAWQMPLAVQRLNETLTQLIRNAGR, from the coding sequence ATGCGAATCCTCTTGGTAAGTGCAACCGGTATGGAAATTGCCGCAACCATGCAGACCCATGGTGCTTCCGAAAACGTTCGTTTTCTGATCACAGGTGTGGGCATGGTGGCAGCAGGTGTTTCTGTGGCTGAAGCTTTGGCGGTACATAAACCGGATGCGGTGGTGCATGCCGGTGTGGCCGGAAGTTTCGACCGCAACCTTTCCCTCGGAGATGTGGTGGTGATCGTTGAAGACGGGTTCCCTGAACTGGGCGCACAGGACGGAGATGCTTTTCTTCCCCTTGTGGAAATGGGACTGGATGAAGACGGTCTGACACCTTCTGGCATGCTGGTGCCTGCAACCATTCCCTTGCTGGATCATGTGCAGGTGTTCCCCGCCGTACGCGGCATCACCGTGAATACGGTACATGGAAACGACGATGCGATCCGGGAAGCCAGTGAACGATGGCCTGCCCAGGTGGAAACGATGGAGGCCGGAGCCGTTATGTATGCCTGCAACCGTGCGGGTGTGCCGTATCTCGGACTCCGCACCATCTCCAACTATGTGGAACGCCGCAACAGGGATGCATGGCAGATGCCGCTCGCCGTGCAGCGCCTGAATGAGACTTTGACACAATTGATCCGAAACGCAGGCCGATGA